AGCATTGGTCAAATCTTCGCCCAGCAGGCACGGTTGTCAAGCAACCCTATCTTGTCAGAACAAGGCTTATGGTCGTACCACCGGCCTCGCCAATGTAGGCGCCAGCCGGCATGCGTCGGCCCGACTGGTCACAGCCATCCCACACGAACGTGCTGATAGCCGGTCGTTCGTAACTGTCAGCCTGCAGGGTGCGAACACGGGCACCGCCAGCATCATAGATAGTCAACCCTGATGAACTAACGACTGCAGACCGCAAACTGATGGCCGTTCTGCTACGGAAGGGATTCGGCCTGGCAAGAAGCATCGGAACCGGACGGGGGCGCGCTGGTAAGTCTCTCGTTGCGGTTGGCGTCCTGTACGCCAACAGTGTTGTACCGTTGCCAGCGACGGTGAGAATCCCGTCGGACCCGATCGCCGGCCCAGACGTATTGATGCTTGCTACCGGCACAGACCAGCGCAACTCAAGGTCCTGGCTGAAGCAGTACAACGCACCCGAAGAAAATCCTCCGTTCGACGCATACACCCGACCGGCTCGGTCAATTGCAAGCCGACACTGGAAAATATTGCCATCGTTTATTGGTAACGACGAATCTATTGCCATACCGTCCGCCGGGTCAAGACGCAATATGCGGCCATTCGAGGCAACGTACACGGTTGAATCTGGACCAACTGCAAAGTGGGCAAAGGGTGAATAGGGCGAGACTGATATTTCTCTGACCCACAGCACTTTCAAGCTGTCGCCCGAATCGCGGACCGCAGTGATGTTGTCACCGACAACATGGGCGTAGATTGTGCCGTCCGGGCCGACCATCGGCGCAGCCTGGGGCGTCGGCCCGCCAGGATGCATATCTTGCAGTCGCACCGAGTCGCGGATTCGTCCGGTCGCAAGGTCAATCGCAATAAGCGAAATTCCCGCGATCGTACCATAGTAGCCGTAGGCAGTATTACCGAACACACACAGGTCACAGCTTCCAGTCACCGGCCACAGTCGGTAGCAAGTCCAGACCGTGTCGCCGTTCATGCAATTAATACGGGCTATCTTGAAGCCAGAGCCCTGAACAAGAAGGTCGCCGTTCTCGCAGAATGTCACGCTCTCGGTGATGCTCATTTCCACTGTCATGCGCGCCCTCCAGATTGTGGTACCGTTGTCCGGAGACAGAGCATAAAGAGTGTCGTAGTGCGACTCCTGAAAGTTGATCGCATATACCCGGTTATCACGGAATCCAACCGGAATTGAGCGACTGTTTGTGCCCGGAAAGTCACGCGTCCAGATTATCCGGCCGTCGTCAATGCTCTGGCACACAATTGGCGCGTAGTCAATCGTCTGAAACCGGCAGGTGACAAGCCGGTCCTGCCAGATGAACACCGGCAGACCGAACAGACCATTGACCGTTCCCTGCCAGACGAGGTCCGGCTGAGTCGGACCGAACTCGTCTGATAGTCCGGTTCTTGCTGGATCCCCGCCTGATGTCACCCAGTTTCCACCCAGAGCCATAGTAAAGGCGAGAAGCAAGCATCGAGTGATGTTCTTCATCGTGGTACTCCTCTGACGGAGCGATTATAGGAAAAGGCAGAAGTCAGTCAAAATGCCACCAAAACCGGCTAAGACCTGTACTTGCATCAGGCCAGCTGGTATGCTACAATTCTTAAAATATTCGGGTAACCTGAGAGAGAACCTTACCCTTCAGGCCCGGCCCGCGGACCGGGCCTGAACTTTTCTACGCTCCGGGAAGAACCGTTTCGTCCTCGGGCCGCCAGGCCGGCTCGACAATGCAGGCAAACTCAACCGGACCATCACCGTCATTCTCAAGCCATTGGGTCGCCTCTGACGGAATGTACACCACATCACCGGCACTGACAGGAGCGGCTTCCGTGCCGACGTGCATCGTGCCGGCCCCTCTAATGATGTAGTAGACCTCAGTCTGCTTCAGACGGTGCGGCAGCGATAACTGGCCGGGCTCAAGCCGAGCAATCGCAAGCGAGTAGCCGATTTTCGCTGGGTCTCGCTCGGGGTGAAGCAGCTCGCGCAATCGCGTATTGTCACCCGCAAGAATCTCACGACAATCAGCGAGGTGCTTAATAAGCACGCGCTACGCTCCGTGCATCACGCGCTGTGCCAACGTACTGTGCGGACGCGATGCTCGTTCTCAGCCCAGTTTCCCGATTTCCTTCTCGACCGCGTCGAGGAGCCCGCCCGACTTTACAGCCTCAGCCAGATTGTTGATGTCGTACTGCATCGGCCGGTCCTCAACCAGTTTGTCAACGTGGCGGCGCACGAAATCGTAGGCCACCTGCGTGCCCCGGCCGAGCCGAAGCGGTTTTCGGAATTCAACCGCTTGGGCACCGGCCATCAGTTCGATTGCAAGGACGTACCATGCATTGGCGAGAATCTGGTTCGTCTTAAGTGCAGCGGTGAAGCACATCGAGACGAAGTCCTCTTGGTCAGCCGCGGCTGGAATCGAGCCGACCGATGCCGGTGCGGACAGAATCCGGTCCTCGCAGATAAGCATTCCCTGAGTGTACTGGGTCAGCATCAGACCGGAGAACATACCTGCTCCTTTGGTCAAGAATGCTGGCAGACCGGACGACAGGTTACGGTTGAGCAACCGGTTGGTACGACGCTCAGAAAGTACCGCAACCATCGTCACGCTCGCACCGGTGAGGTCGAGCGCGAGCCCAAGCGGAGTTCCCTGGAAATTGGCGCCGGTCAGGTAAGCCTTATCTTCCGGGAAGAAGAGTGGATTGTCGCCAACGCCATTGAGCTCGATCTCAAACATCAGGCGGGCCCAGGCGAGTGCGTCGCGTGCGCCGCCGGTAACCTGTGGAGTCGAACGCAGACTGTAGGCGTCCTGAACTTTCTTCCCCGGCTGCTTGAGCATCTCGGAATCCTGGGTCAGACGGCGGATGTTCTCAGCACAGGTGATGGCACCCGGATACCCGCGCACCTTGTGAATCCGTTCGTCGTAAGCGGCCATGTTAGCGTTCAGGACTTCAAGCGTCAGTGCCGCCGCGATTTCCGACACCTTGTAGTAATGTCCGGCGTCCTCAAGCTCAAGTGCACCCCAGCCGGCGGTCATGTTCGAGCCGTTTATCGTTGCGAGGCCGTCCCGGGCCTCAAATCGAATGGTTGGAATCCCGGCCGCCTTCATTGCTTCGGCCCCGCTCATCCGTCTGCCCTCGTAGTAGGCCTCACCCTCGCCGAGCAGTACGAGCGCCATCTGGCTCATTGGCGACAAATCCCCGCACGCGCCAACCGACCCTTTGTCGAACACGACCGGTGTCACACCCCGGTTCAGCATCTCGACCAGCGTTTCGACAACCGCCAACCTTATGCCTGAGTTACCGTTTGCCAGCACGTTGATGCGCGAGCAGATGCCGGCCCGGACTACTTCTTCGGGCAGCGGCACGCCACACCCGGCCGAGTGCGAATAGACGATGTAGCGCTGAAACTGCTCGGTCTGCTCTGGAGTAAGAATCGTCTCCGACAGCTCGCCGATGCCGGTTGTGATGCCGTACATCACGGCTCGCTCCCGAACCTTCTCTTCGATGAAGCCGCGGCAACGGTTGATCCGCTCTCTTGCGGTACCGGCCAGCTCGACCTTCTCGCGTTGCCTTGCCACCCGGACAACGTCGGAAATCTTAAGGCTCTTGCCATCAAGCACTACTGCCATTGATTCACCTCCGGTTATGGGAAATCAGTGTCACTTACTCCGTGGTCGTCCCTTGTTTATCCTGACCGTGCCGTGGTCGCCGGCCAAAGCCAAACCGCCGCCGCGGCCGGGTCATAGCTTCAACATCGGGCTGCCGGGCCGCGACGCGCTGCACCATATCTTTCGCGTGACTGCCCGGCCAGTACACCCGTCTGCATCTGGGACAGCGCGAAAATTCATGGTGTATCTGATAGATGAAAAATGGAACCAGCGGCCGGGCCTGTTCCCGGCTGATGCTCACGAGCGTCTCGTTACACACAAGGCATCGGGAAAGAGCTCTGTCGGACGGCATCCGCGGCGCTTCCGGGGATGTGCCGGTGGCAAATTTCTCTCTCACCTCGGACACCTGCTGCGGTGCGGTCTGGGCAGTCACAAAATAGGCGCCGGGCAACTTACCCAGCCGCTTGTTGCGGGTAAGGAATACCCGGTTGGCGCCGCGTGCTTCACGATAAGCCTGCATACCGCGAATCCCGCGGCGATATTCGACGTCCAGGCCAATGAGACGGAGCTCCCGAGCCAGCCGTCCGAGCATCTCGTCGCAGAAGAAGCGGCTTTCATCGGATGTCGCAACCTGTTCCACGGCCAAGAATCTAGCCAAAACCCGGCCCAAGTCAAAACTGTGCGCACGGACGGGCTTGACCGGCCGCAATTACAGACTACATTCTCGGAGATTACAGGAGGCGTGATGGCCGGAAAGAAAGTTCTCGTACTACTATGTCTTGTAATGGTGCTCATTCTTACCGCTTGTTGCGCGGCGGGGGACGAACGCTGGGCATCGACCGACAACCGGGCCGGGTTCTGGGCCGGGCTGTGGCACGGCCTGATCATCATCGTCACCTTTGCCGTCAGTCTGTTCACCAAAGACGTCGGTATCTACGAGACAAACAACGTCGGCTGGGGATACAACATCGGGTTTATCCTCGGGTGCATGATATCGCTTGGCGGCGGCCTGCGCGGCGCAACGCATCATCGCAAGGTCAAGGTCACGACCAGGGACCCGGACTGGGACAAGCTCAGCCAGCGGGTTGAAGCCGGCGTGCAAGAAGGCATCAAGGCCGCTTTCGCAGACCAGGAGCATCCGAATCACGCCGACTGGAATGAAATTGGCCGGCGCATCAAAGAACGAATTCGGGAGCGTCTGCGCGACTGGGAAAAGGAGTAGCCTCATATGACAAGTAACCGACATTTCACATCCAGATTTGGAAGAATCGTCCGTTCGATGTGTTGCGGTCTGCTTCTCGGCTGTATCGCGCTTTCATACGCGGCGCGGTTCGAGGCCGGGTCGAGCTTCACTTTGCTCAAGGAGGAAGCCCAGGTCGGCGACCTTTATTTCGGCGGCAGTGCCCTGCGCTTGGATGGAAGAGTAGAAGGTTCGGTCGCAGCCGGGTGTCAGTCGGCCGCGGTCGGCGGGTTCGTTACCCGAAACCTGTACCTCGCTTGCCAGACCGCGGACATCTCCGGTGCGGTCCGGGGTGACCTGCTGGCGCTCGGCGCAAGCATCCATCTGGGCGGCCCGGTTGGTGGCGCAGCCCGAATTGCCGCCGCTACGGTGTCTGTTGACTCCCGGGTTGGCCAGGACCTGATCGTCGGCTGTCGGGACCTGACCATCGGCCGCAACGCAGAAATTGCCGGCGATGTTGTCGCCGGGTGCGCCACGCTGAACATTAACGGCACGGTCCACGGCGATGTGCGGGCCGGCGCCGGCGAAATTATCATTTCCGGTATCATTGACGGTGACATTGTCGCTACGGTCGGCACCAGGCTGGTCCTGACTAAGGATGCCCGGGTGTTCGGCAACCTGCGCTACCGCTCTGACTTCGAGCTCGATATCGGCAACCGCGATGCGGTATTCGGCGAAATCAAGTTCACCCGCCGGCTGCACCGGACCGCCAAGCTCGACGAACTCAGGCAGTTCCGTCCACGGCCCGGCATCATTACTGCCTTCTTCCTGCCTTTCGCGATATTTTCGGTACTGGGTGCGCTGGTTGTCGGACTTATTCTGATTGCGATCTGGAAACACGTCATCCGTCAGGCGTTGGAGAGCTCGATTGACCGGTTCGGCCTCACCGTAGGCCGGGGCGCAATCGCGCTCCTGGCGCCACCAGCGGCTTTCGTCGTGGCAATGGTACTTGTCGTCACTATTCCGGCCGGGCTTATCGCACTTGCGCTCTATCTCGTCTTCCTTTACCTTGCCAAGATGATGGCCGGAATGCTTCTCGGCCGGCTTCTGTTCCGGCTGTTCGGCGGCTCAACCGCCTCGCTCTGGCTGACCGCGCCCGTCGGCATCGTCTTGGTCTACGCCCTGTGTGCGATACCGTTTGTCGGCTGGGTAATATGGCTGTTGGCCGTAATTGTCGGATTCGGGGTGATTGTCGAACTACTGGCCGCTACGCGCCGGGCATGAAGGAGTAAACCAGGGTAACCGGCGCTTGGGTAACTGGATTCGGACTTAGCACTTCGATACTCCTGGTGTCCTGTCTGAGTCCGGCCACACGCTCGCAGTCTGCTCCGCCTCGGTATAAAGCCCGGCAACAAGTTCGGGCAGGAAGTCTGCAACTGCAGACCAGCCTTTCTTAAGATTCCGGGTGCGTACCATCTCCTGTGCCCGATGCCACAATGCCGGGAAAAGCGACCAGGATGCGTTCAGGGCCTGCGCCAGCCGCGGGGTCGCGACGCCCAGATACTGCAGGGGCGATAAGATTCGCTCAAGTCCGGACGCGACCGATTCCGGTTTCGTGGTAACCGAAAGCAGTGTGGTAACAAGAAACAACAAGATAATTCTCACCGCAAGCACAGCACCGGACTCGATGCCCGAAGCCGTCACCCGCACCGGCCCAAGCGCAAGCAGCACCGGACCGCCGACCGTGAACAAGGCTGGCGCAAGAAAGGCAACCGCGACGAATACTGCCAGACGACGCAGGTGGCGAAACAGCGGCCTGAAGCCCACTCTGCCGATAACTGTTACCGCTGCGAGGAGCAGTAACACACCGGCATACAGCCACCAGCTCCGCACCAAGACCACGACAAGCGCCAGGCTGATCACCACCGCTATTTTCGCTTCGGCCCGGAGCCGATGAACGAAAGTTTGAGTTT
This sequence is a window from candidate division WOR-3 bacterium. Protein-coding genes within it:
- a CDS encoding PQQ-binding-like beta-propeller repeat protein, whose protein sequence is MKNITRCLLLAFTMALGGNWVTSGGDPARTGLSDEFGPTQPDLVWQGTVNGLFGLPVFIWQDRLVTCRFQTIDYAPIVCQSIDDGRIIWTRDFPGTNSRSIPVGFRDNRVYAINFQESHYDTLYALSPDNGTTIWRARMTVEMSITESVTFCENGDLLVQGSGFKIARINCMNGDTVWTCYRLWPVTGSCDLCVFGNTAYGYYGTIAGISLIAIDLATGRIRDSVRLQDMHPGGPTPQAAPMVGPDGTIYAHVVGDNITAVRDSGDSLKVLWVREISVSPYSPFAHFAVGPDSTVYVASNGRILRLDPADGMAIDSSLPINDGNIFQCRLAIDRAGRVYASNGGFSSGALYCFSQDLELRWSVPVASINTSGPAIGSDGILTVAGNGTTLLAYRTPTATRDLPARPRPVPMLLARPNPFRSRTAISLRSAVVSSSGLTIYDAGGARVRTLQADSYERPAISTFVWDGCDQSGRRMPAGAYIGEAGGTTISLVLTR
- a CDS encoding cupin domain-containing protein gives rise to the protein MLIKHLADCREILAGDNTRLRELLHPERDPAKIGYSLAIARLEPGQLSLPHRLKQTEVYYIIRGAGTMHVGTEAAPVSAGDVVYIPSEATQWLENDGDGPVEFACIVEPAWRPEDETVLPGA
- a CDS encoding aromatic amino acid ammonia-lyase; translation: MAVVLDGKSLKISDVVRVARQREKVELAGTARERINRCRGFIEEKVRERAVMYGITTGIGELSETILTPEQTEQFQRYIVYSHSAGCGVPLPEEVVRAGICSRINVLANGNSGIRLAVVETLVEMLNRGVTPVVFDKGSVGACGDLSPMSQMALVLLGEGEAYYEGRRMSGAEAMKAAGIPTIRFEARDGLATINGSNMTAGWGALELEDAGHYYKVSEIAAALTLEVLNANMAAYDERIHKVRGYPGAITCAENIRRLTQDSEMLKQPGKKVQDAYSLRSTPQVTGGARDALAWARLMFEIELNGVGDNPLFFPEDKAYLTGANFQGTPLGLALDLTGASVTMVAVLSERRTNRLLNRNLSSGLPAFLTKGAGMFSGLMLTQYTQGMLICEDRILSAPASVGSIPAAADQEDFVSMCFTAALKTNQILANAWYVLAIELMAGAQAVEFRKPLRLGRGTQVAYDFVRRHVDKLVEDRPMQYDINNLAEAVKSGGLLDAVEKEIGKLG
- a CDS encoding Mut7-C RNAse domain-containing protein; its protein translation is MEQVATSDESRFFCDEMLGRLARELRLIGLDVEYRRGIRGMQAYREARGANRVFLTRNKRLGKLPGAYFVTAQTAPQQVSEVREKFATGTSPEAPRMPSDRALSRCLVCNETLVSISREQARPLVPFFIYQIHHEFSRCPRCRRVYWPGSHAKDMVQRVAARQPDVEAMTRPRRRFGFGRRPRHGQDKQGTTTE
- a CDS encoding CbiQ family ECF transporter T component, translating into VAGSVAHVLAQLVVVYGLFVRSSALVALWPVLTVSGVVMGILTGIVAIHVGRRLEERRDMVEVIRNQAIECPDTGDIHPAKPETQTFVHRLRAEAKIAVVISLALVVVLVRSWWLYAGVLLLLAAVTVIGRVGFRPLFRHLRRLAVFVAVAFLAPALFTVGGPVLLALGPVRVTASGIESGAVLAVRIILLFLVTTLLSVTTKPESVASGLERILSPLQYLGVATPRLAQALNASWSLFPALWHRAQEMVRTRNLKKGWSAVADFLPELVAGLYTEAEQTASVWPDSDRTPGVSKC